Proteins co-encoded in one Aspergillus flavus chromosome 2, complete sequence genomic window:
- a CDS encoding putative proteasome component Prs2 produces MSGEESSQPSHVPAWKKLGLKLKYAKDPLEEEKENTDKVEKREKKEKKKDSKKKKRSETEAEAEPEDKKPRKNKKRRLDDDDNDERDEKEQPAAEKQEDESRKKKKKKVSFSTEVEEKEVPSRDALGDVDMDMDMDMDADADAEDGGKKQKKKKEKKKKNKDQAAAGDSASDASRKIHETPILSYLSLYYKHRSAWKFQKNRETHLFKHVLSLEQVPTQYNAALLVYLQGLKSEGAKQRLREIAEEAVKAEIEEASSDSKEESTADESAEHVPSEKENYDSAVGAFRECLSQGKQDELNTTGSTDKLEGDALKKLEMRQRAELVLYAVNGTLFNFQKPKPLTQKGKGAKNQNQANKKKKKKNRTAIVEISSSSESESSSDSDSDDDAAASKKKNETPRDSSSDSSSDSDSESTSSRSAYDRHITIFSDQGRLYQVEYAFKAITSANITSLGVRGKNCAVVLSQKKVADKLIDPSSVSHIFRLSPSVGCVMTGSIADARASVDRARGEAAEFRYKYGYEMPCDVLAKRLANINQVYTQRAYMRPLGVAMTLISVDSENGPQVYKCDPAGYYVGYKATASGPKQQEAITYLEKKLKNKDYAEGSWEEVVELGITALSNVLSVDFKKHELEIGIVGGPRTDGKEGTDVNFRALTEDEIDERLQAIAEKD; encoded by the exons ATGTCGGGTGAAGAATCTTCCCAGCCGTCGCACGTCCCGGCGTGGAAGAAATTAGGACTGAAGCTCAAATACGCCAAGGACCCCctagaagaagagaaagaaaatacagaTAAGGttgagaagagggaaaagaaagaaaagaagaaagattcaaagaagaagaagaggagtgaaaccgaagccgaagccgagcCAGAGGATAAGAAGCCGCGCAAGAACAAAAAACGACGACTTGATGACGACGATAACGATGAACGGGACGAGAAAGAACAACCTGCAGCTGAGAAACAAGAGGATGAGTCccgcaagaaaaagaagaagaaggtttCTTTCTCGACTGAAGtagaggagaaggaggtgcCTAGTCGTGATGCCCTGGGTGATGTCGATATGGATATGGATATGGATATGGATGCCGATGCTGATGCCGAGGATGGAgggaagaagcagaagaagaagaaggagaaaaagaagaagaacaaggatCAGGCGGCTGCCGGAGATTCAGCGAGTGATGCGTCCCGGAAGATTCATGAGACTCCTATTCTCTCCTACTTGAGTCTTTACTACAAGCATCGCTCGGCGTGGAAGTTTCAGAAGAACCGCGAAACACATCTCTTTAAACATGTTCTTTCGTTGGAGCAGGTGCCGACTCAGTACAATGCTGCTCTTCTTGTGTATCTCCAGGGCTTGAAAAGTGAAGGTGCTAAGCAGCGGTTACGGGAGATTGCTGAGGAAGCTGTGAAGGCAGAGATTGAGGAGGCTTCATCCGATAGTAAGGAGGAAAGTACCGCGGACGAGTCTGCAGAGCATGTCCCgtctgagaaggagaactATGACAGCGCTGTCGGCGCTTTCAGGGAATGTTTGTCCCAGGGCAAACAAGATGAGCTGAATACGACTGGATCTACGGATAAGCTGGAAGGCGATGCGTTGAAAAAGCTTGAGATGAGACAGCGAGCGGAGCTCGTCTTGTATGCAGTCAATGGCACGCTGTTCAACTTCCAGAAGCCAAAGCCTCTTAcacagaaaggaaagggcgcgaagaaccagaaccaagcaaataagaagaagaagaagaagaaccgaaCTGCTATTGTGGAAATATCAAGCAGCAGTGAAAGTGAAAGCTCTAGTGACAGCGACAGCGACGATGATGCTGCTGccagcaaaaagaagaacgaGACACCCAGGGATTCGTCTTCTGATTCGAGCAGTGACAGCGATTCTGAAAGCACAAGCTCCA GAAGCGCATACGACAGACATATCACAATCTTCTCAGACCAAGGTCGTCTGTACCAAGTCG AATATGCCTTCAAAGCCATCACCTCAGCTAACATAACCTCGTTGGGTGTGAGGGGAAAGAACTGTGCTGTGGTGTTGTCTCAGAAGAAAGTCGCT GATAAACTGATTGATCCATCCTCTGTTTCACATATCTTCCGGCTCTCTCCCTCTGTTGGTTGTGTCATGACCGGCTCCATAGCGGATGCTAGGGCTTCCGTTGACCGTGCTCGTGGAGAGGCGGCGGAGTTCCGATACAAATACGGTTATGAAATGCCCTGTGATGTTCTTGCGAAGCGACTTGCCAATATCAATCAGGTCTACACACAGAGG GCTTACATGCGCCCGTTAGGAGTCGCTATGACCCTGATCTCTGTCGACTCAGAGAATGGCCCACAGGTCTACAAATGCGACCCCGCAGGCTACTACGTCGGATACAAGGCCACCGCATCTGGTCCGAAACAGCAGGAGGCAATCACTTACCTGGaaaagaagctgaagaacaaggatTACGCCGAGGGCAGttgggaggaggttgtcgaaTTGGGAATCACAGCATTGAGCAATGTGCTTAGCGTTGATTTCAAGAAGCACGAATTGGAGATTGGAATCGTTGGCGGCCCTCGGACGGATGGTAAAGAGGGCACGGATGTCAATTTCCGGGCTCTGAcggaggatgagattgatgaaCGGCTGCAAGCTATTGCCGAAAAGGACTGA
- the atfA gene encoding bZIP transcription factor encodes MSAAVASAVTGTLTHRADTINTSPMDAKKNALETEDSQAPSSETKNIKSDVDPQTSLAPPPRPAITSAADTPDYFNSVHNPFSLEPNPFEQSFGGGTSGGSSGETPGKSILPPVASLTSPALPGTSSAGGGYSWSNSLRSGPLSPAMLAGPTGSSDYFDSIGRGFPTPNESSLRTGLTPGGGGSMFPAPSPNSQALLQQLQSGGATPSTIEFHRTALNAAKKNALNGPTSNPTSDPEQASQNTNMDMKPNQPDPFGHHDAADAANGLFMLAKGGQANPNQFAVSNQSSIPPQNIQNNDQARDSDRRTSNGGRETSGDVSDVQGEQAKPATKGKKKNTATKTSGAANNRRKADDAPVKGSNKKAKLSSGSTEPPSDAGDSEEEEEQKKKSQSDSKKMTDEEKRKNFLERNRVAALKCRQRKKQWLANLQAKVELFTSENDALTATVTQLREEIVNLKTLLLAHKDCPVSQAQGLGPLMMNGMSAGFDPHPYNIPNNMGMQPGAPIPTQGLRRQ; translated from the exons ATGTCTGCAGCTGTTGCATCAGCAGTTACAGGCACCTTAACACATCGCGCTGATACAATTAATACATCCCCAATGGACGCGAAAAAGAACGCTTTGGAAACTGAAG ACTCCCAGGCGCCGTCTTCAGAGACTAAGAATATAAAATCCGATGTAGATCCCCAGACCTCACTGGCGCCTCCCCCGCGGCCGGCCATAACATCAGCTGCGGATACCCCGGATTACTTTAACTCTGTGCACAATCCCTTTTCACTTGAACCGAATCCCTTTGAGCAATCCTTTGGTGGTGGCACTAGTGGTGGCTCCTCTGGCGAGACACCCGGGAAGTCGATCCTTCCCCCAGTCGCTTCGCTCACGTCTCCTGCCTTACCTGGTACTAGCTCGGCCGGAGGCGGTTATAGCTGGTCCAACTCGTTGCGCTCTGGGCCCTTGAGCCCGGCCATGCTCGCTGGGCCGACTGGCTCAAGCGATTATTTCGACAGCATTGGCAGAGGCTTCCCTACCCCGAACGAGTCCTCTCTGCGCACCGGATTGACTCCTGGTGGTGGAGGTTCCATGTTTCCGGCACCTAGTCCGAACTCCCAGGCGCTCCTGCAGCAACTGCAAAGCGGGGGTGCAACTCCCTCAACCATTGAGTTTCATCGTACTGCGTTGAACGCCGCCAAGAAAAACGCTCTGAATGGCCCAACCTCTAACCCCACGTCTGATCCTGAACAAGCCTCACAGAACACGAACATGGATATGAAACCCAACCAGCCAGATCCTTTCGGCCACCATGATGCCGCGGATGCCGCGAATGGGTTGTTCATGCTCGCCAAGGGCGGACAAGCAAATCCTAACCAATTCGCTGTTTCCAATCAGTCGTCAATACCACCGCAGAACATACAAAACAACGACCAGGCTCGCGATTCTGATCGGCGAACCTCTAACGGTGGCAGAGAGACAAGTGGCGACGTGTCTGACGTGCAAGGTGAACAGGCAAAACCTGCCacgaaagggaagaaaaagaatacGGCTACTAAGACCAGCGGGGCAGCGAACAATCGGCGTAAAGCAGATGATGCTCCAGTTAAAGGGTCGAACAAGAAAGCCAAGCTTAGCTCTGGTAGCACTGAGCCTCCCTCTGATGCCGGTGattcagaagaagaagaagagcagaagaaaaagtccCAGTCGGACAGCAAGAAGATgacggatgaagagaagaggaagaatttCCTCGAGAGGAATCG GGTCGCTGCATTGAAATGTCgccagaggaagaaacaGTGGCTTGCCAACTTACAAGCGAAAGTTGAGCTCTTCACTTCAGAAAATGATGCGCTTACTGCTACCGTCACTCAATTGCGTGAAGAGATCGTCAACCTCAAAACGCTTCTACTCGCACATAAGGACTGCCCGGTTTCTCAAGCCCAAGGCCTTGGgcccttgatgatgaacgGCATGTCGGCAGGATTCGACCCTCATCCGTACAACATCCCTAACAACATGGGAATGCAACCAGGCGCACCTATTCCTACACAGGGACTCCGAAGACAATGA
- a CDS encoding putative spindle pole body component, with product MSARHSTRPRRIEDALSQLVDNLTHRFSYAATEDELPDEEYEALAVRQQENLEHSWRILDAYSNSSNDPTSPNGGAGLGITRRGSLAGGENINNASDLIKRKLLRENASPDKAMRFSNLYSRLLTQPVLSQKWAILYLLYRLSSLDDYDESSEEEGGSRSPAVEPGNIQNLLWKGQRARQGLGPMSDEEGPAISSSASQIPARLERKASQRRPEREIRDMGEDEELEMAQEHQRYRAMSDAAARDIQMEEQRTAQPQLAPDDQQKLARPAENGLLRDLPFVLQGLSSSNLEFTSSTLKLPPTLPIPLVSLLNTLAEPGLLYKGLSAFVESSSGGLLNQSLRAALSNELRSYLGLVATLEGEIRRALAAPGASTSPASVAKTGVTLKRCVVWTRDATMALRLMSVIVEEAQNKKGGQLISMIHGFSTSHGDPFVCALAEKLLTHVTRPFYDMLRLWIYDGELSDPYQEFFVVEPEVSPSTDPRRLATSVWEDKYKLDDDLVPSIITQDFAKKVFLIGKSLNFIRYGCGDSGWVEAYSKESSKELRYGDTASLETSIDEAYKSTMARLIYLMDEKFKLFDHLRALKKYLLLGQGDFIALLMESLASNLDRPANSQYRHTLTAQLEHAIRASNAQYDSSDVLRRLDARMLELSHGEIGWDCFTLEYKIDAPVDVVITPWGSTQYLKVFNFLWRVKRVEFALGSTWRRCMTGARGVLRSVDDKVGPDWKGARCAIAEMIHFVCQLQYYILFEVIEASWDQLQASISKPGCTLDDLIEAHTKYLESITHKGLLGSSSSSKSSSSNKHQEESFLTQLHQILKIMLAYKDAVDGLYSFSVAEFTRRQELSAKIETRTAQGRWGVTERDLLSSRRTRGHQNSVSSMSTPNVGNSADDIGTPSSLMGQDLSADDHMLASLRVRLRDLSAEFRSRLNTLLGDLAYQPDVDMRFLAVVMNFNDFYEPVRKRRTATSSRDKERLRRKAAEGNAQKEMKKERRDPTGPESASGSGAQAP from the exons ATGTCAGCTCGTCACTCTACGCGCCCACGCCGCATTGAGGATGCCCTCTCGCAGCTCGTTGACAATCTCACTCACCGATTCTCTTACGCCGCCACGGAAGACGAGCTCCCCGACGAAGAATACGAGGCCCTCGCAGTGCGACAGCAGGAGAACCTTGAACACTCATGGCGAATACTCGATGCTTATTCCAATTCAAGCAATGATCCAACGTCGCCAAACGGTGGGGCGGGACTGGGGATCACTCGTAGAGGAAGCTTAGCAGGTGGTGAGAATATCAACAACGCGTCGGACTTGATCAAGCGGAAGCTGCTACGTGAAAATGCAAGCCCAGATAAAGCGATGCGGTTCTCCAATTTATACTCGCGCCTTCTAACCCAACCTGTCCTATCACAAAAGTGGGCCATCTTATACCTACTTTATCGGCTGTCGAGCTTGGACGACTACGACGAAAGctccgaggaggaaggaggtaGTCGGAGTCCAGCCGTCGAACCAGGTAATATACAGAACTTGCTATGGAAGGGACAGCGAGCAAGACAGGGACTGGGGCCGATGTCAGATGAGGAAGGTCCGGCTATCAGTTCATCAGCATCGCAAATACCGGCGCGCCTCGAACGGAAAGCTTCCCAGCGACGACCGGAACGGGAGATACGGGAcatgggagaagatgaagaactTGAAATGGCTCAGGAGCACCAGAGGTATCGCGCAATGTCagatgctgcagcaagaGACATCCAGATGGAGGAACAGAGAACCGCTCAGCCCCAGCTGGCTCCAGACGATCAACAGAAATTAGCTCGACCTGCCGAGAATGGGCTTTTGCGTGACCTTCCCTTCGTCCTGCAGGGCTTATCGTCATCGAACCTTGAATTTACGTCCTCTACCCTCAAACTGCCGCCAACACTGCCCATTCCCTTGGTATCTCTTCTGAACACTTTGGCGGAGCCGGGCCTGCTATATAAAGGGTTGTCGGCTTTCGTTGAAAGCTCCAGTGGGGGGTTGTTGAACCAAAGTTTGCGAGCGGCTCTCTCAAATGAGCTCCGTTCGTATCTAGGATTAGTTGCGACACTGGAAGGGGAAATTCGAAGGGCGCTGGCCGCTCCTGGAGCTTCTACTTCTCCCGCCAGCGTAGCCAAAACCGGGGTCACATTGAAAAGATGTGTAGTATGGACAAGAGATGCGACAATGGCACTGAGGTTAATGAGCGTGATTGTCGAAGAAGCTCAGA ACAAGAAGGGCGGCCAACTTATATCGATGATACATGGTTTCTCGACTTCCCATGGCGATCCTTTCGTCTGCGCACTAGCTGAGAAACTGCTCACACATGTTACGCGCCCGTTCTATGACATGCTGCGCTTATGGATCTATGATGGCGAGCTTTCAGATCCATACCAAGAGTTTTTTGTAGTAGAGCCGGAGGTTAGTCCAAGTACTGATCCCCGGCGCCTCGCGACAAGCGTTTGGGAAGACAAGTATAAGCTTGACGACGATTTGGTGCCATCAATTATCACGCAGGATTTTGCCAAGAAAGTATTTTTGATCGGAAAATCTCTGAATTTCATCAGGTACGGCTGCGGGGACTCGGGATGGGTAGAAGCCTATTCAAAGGAGAGTTCGAAAGAGTTGCGGTACGGCGACACAGCAAGTCTAGAGACATCCATCGATGAGGCATATAAATCCACAATGGCGCGGCTGATTTACCTCATGGATGAAAAATTCAAGCTCTTTGATCATCTTCGGGCACTGAAGAAATACCTGTTACTGGGACAGGGAGATTTTATCGCCCTCTTGATGGAATCACTGGCTTCAAACCTCGACCGTCCTGCTAATTCCCAGTACAGACATACGCTCACGGCTCAGTTGGAGCATGCTATTCGTGCTTCTAATGCTCAATATGATTCGTCAGATGTCCTTCGCCGTCTGGATGCCCGGATGCTCGAGCTCAGCCACGGTGAGATTGGCTGGGACTGTTTCACACTAGAATATAAGATAGATGCCCCAGTTGATGTAGTCATTACACCCTGGGGCTCTACTCAATATTTGAAAGTCTTCAATTTCCTATGGCGCGTGAAACGGGTCGAGTTTGCGCTTGGTAGTACTTGGCGTCGATGTATGACCGGTGCCAGAGGCGTACTGAGAAGTGTCGACGATAAGGTAGGGCCTGACTGGAAGGGAGCAAGATGCGCTATTGCTGAAATGATACATTTTGTTTGCCAATTACAATATTACATCCTGTTCGAAGTCATCGAGGCTAGTTGGGATCAGTTGCAAGCATCTATTTCCAAGCCAGGATGTACACTGGATGATCTCATCGAAGCACACACCAAATATCTCGAATCGATTACGCACAAGGGCCTACTaggctcatcatcttcgtccaaGAGCTCGTCCTCCAACAAGCATCAAGAAGAGAGCTTCTTGACTCAACTACACCAGATACTGAAGATCATGCTTGCATATAAGGATGCTGTCGATGGGTTATACTCGTTCTCTGTCGCCGAGTTCACCCGAAGACAAGAACTCAGTGCTAAAATCGAGACGCGAACCGCACAAGGCCGGTGGGGCGTTACAGAACGTGACCTTCTCTCATCCAGGCGCACTCGTGGACACCAAAACTCGGTTTCTTCGATGTCCACGCCGAACGTTGGGAACTCCGCGGACGATATAGGTACACCGTCGTCCCTCATGGGTCAGGACCTTTCAGCAGACGACCACATGCTTGCGTCCCTACGTGTTCGACTCCGAGATCTGTCTGCCGAGTTTCGGTCACGGTTGAATACGCTCCTGGGCGACCTAGCATACCAACCAGATGTAGACATGCGGTTCCTCGCTGTAGTAATGAACTTCAACGACTTCTACGAACCGGTACGAAAGCGAAGGACAGCGACGAGTTCTCGAGACAAGGAAAGACTCCGCCGCAAAGCAGCAGAGGGGAATgcacaaaaggaaatgaagaaagagagaagagatcCAACCGGGCCAGAAAGCGCCAGTGGCTCAGGTGCCCAAGCACCATAA